In Clostridium ljungdahlii DSM 13528, the genomic window TCAGCTATGATATGGGCCTTTAGTGTTGGTATATCTCAAATTGCAGAACTAAGTACATATAAACCTCTTGTATTTCCTGCTGTACTACTTTCTTTTGTTATTGGTATGACTTCCTTTAAGAACAGCTTGCAATTAGTGAATTTTAGTTTTTATTCATACCCTCTTTTATCTATATTTGTTGGAACAGGATTAGAAATGTTTCTTTTCTTTGCAGCTTTAATCTTGAAGAAAAAAGGATAGCTTAATCATCATCTTTATCTACTATATTTTTTACTTTATTTTTATATTTACTAAAAAGATACTTTTGAAAAAAATAAAAGATTAAAAAGCAGGTTAAAACTAAAAATATTCCTATAATAATGGAAATAAAATTATTGAAACCTATTCTATCCATACTTATGCCTCCCCTCTTACAATATATTTCCCAATATTATATATTTCATTAATCTTATAAAGTCTCTAAATAAAAAATCAACTTATACAATATCATATAATGACAAATTTCATCATCATAAAAACTTTTAATAAGTCTAAAGCTTGGCATTTTGAAAACCTAAAGGAACTTAGATAAACTCGTACCTCAAACACATCTAAGTTTCTAAGGTTTTCTAAAATGCTAAGCTAAGACCTATTTATAAAAGTTTTTAAGTATGATTTCAATTTTGTCATTATATTTCATGTATAACTTTAAATTTCAATTAGAAACCTCGTATATTGCAGCTTAAAAATCAACTTATGTGCAGGAATATTTTTCATTTAGAAACTTTATATTTAATGCTTCTTTAATTGTTCTTCATAAACTTTTTTTATTTTCTCAATAATACTATATTCATTGAAACTTCTATCATAAATACTAGAGACTTTCATTATCCCCATAATGCTGTTAGTTAAAAAAGCACTATCTGCCAACATTAAATCCTCCTTACTGAACTCACCTTCAGTAACATTAAAGTTATTTATTATGAACTTTCTTACTGTACCCTCAAGTAATCCACATTTTTTAGATGGAGTATATATTTTTTTATTCTTTGTAAAAAACACATTAGATACACTTCCCTCTGATAATTTATCCTCTGTATTAAAAAACAGCACCTCATCATATCCCTCATCAATACATTTTTCATGTTCCAATATATTTTCTAAATAATTTAAAGATTTTAGGTATGTAAGCTGAGAAAATTCATTTCTCCTAACAGAACTTATTTTAACTTTAAAACCTCTTTTATACTGTTCCTCAGTATAATTGTTCTTTCTAGTATTGAACAACGTATTTTCCTCTGTAACTACTAACTTCAGCACGCAATTGTTACACTGAAGCTTGTTAACAGCATCCATAACTTCGTCTTCAGTAATTTCTTTATCTATTCCTATAATAGAAAGACCTTTATTTATCCTATATAAATGATTTTCAAGAAAAAGTGGTTCATTGTTTACAAGCATAGTTTCAAAAAGTCCTCTTCCAAAGTAAAAGCCGGTGTCTAAAAAAACTTTATCATCTTCTACCATCTTACCATTTAAGAGCATCATAGCTGCTATTCACCCCTTTATAATACTTTCATCAAAGCTCTAGCCTTATCAAGTGTTTCATCATATTCTGCTTCATCATCAGATTCCCAGGTAATTCCTCCACCAACACCTAAATAAGCTTTTCCATTTTTTATAAGTATAGTTCTAATAACTATATTTAAATCCACATTGCCATCAAAACCTAAATATCCTATGCATCCTGTATAAATGTTTCTTCTAGTAGGTTCTAATTTTTCAATTACCTCCATAGACCTGATTTTAGGTGCACCAGTTATAGAACCACCTGGAAAACATGCTTTTATACAATCTACTGCTGTATACTCATCTTTTAATTTTCCTAAAACAGTTGATACCAAGTGAAATACTGTACTATATTCCTCTAATTTAAAAAGTTCTGTTACCTTTACAGAATGAGGCTTGCATACCTTGCTTAAATCATTTCTCTCTA contains:
- a CDS encoding aminotransferase class IV, with the protein product MMLLNGKMVEDDKVFLDTGFYFGRGLFETMLVNNEPLFLENHLYRINKGLSIIGIDKEITEDEVMDAVNKLQCNNCVLKLVVTEENTLFNTRKNNYTEEQYKRGFKVKISSVRRNEFSQLTYLKSLNYLENILEHEKCIDEGYDEVLFFNTEDKLSEGSVSNVFFTKNKKIYTPSKKCGLLEGTVRKFIINNFNVTEGEFSKEDLMLADSAFLTNSIMGIMKVSSIYDRSFNEYSIIEKIKKVYEEQLKKH